The following coding sequences lie in one Musa acuminata AAA Group cultivar baxijiao chromosome BXJ1-8, Cavendish_Baxijiao_AAA, whole genome shotgun sequence genomic window:
- the LOC103995774 gene encoding protein DETOXIFICATION 42 isoform X2: protein MEAAPGESDKGRAGCADVSSMTSSGGERREKPRKTGFYIFFLDIRRVFRMDELGQEILRIAVPAALALAADPLASLVDTAFIGRLGSVEIAAVGVSIAIFNQVSKICIYPLVSVTTSFVAEEDAIMSTCVEEVKGEDLEKACPANAETEELPPCDDSEKIGCTASFVPKFCGGFGGNRRYIPSVSSALIVGGVVGLLQAVFLIFAAKFVLRIMGVNSESPMLAPALRYLTLRSLGAPAVLLSLAMQGVFRGFKDTKTPLYATVVGDVSNIILDPVLMFVFHMGVSGAAIAHVISQYLITLILLCRLVLKVDIVPPSMKALKFRRFLRCGFLLLARVIAVTFCVTLAASLAARHGPTSMAAFQVCLQLWLATSLLADGLAVAGQAILATSFAKGDHDKVVVATARVLQYSILLGIGLTVMLGVGVQFGSGIFTKDMNVQRIIHKGLPFVAGTQTINSLAFVFDGINFGASDYTYSAYSMVVVASISIPCLIYLSSTHGFIGIWIALTIYMSIRTFASAWRMGAARGPWTFLWK, encoded by the exons ATGGAAGCTGCGCCAGGTGAATCCGATAAGGGAAGGGCGGGTTGTGCGGATGTTTCGAGCATGACGAGTTCGGGGGGTGAACGAAGAGAGAAGCCAAGGAAGACTGgcttctatatcttcttcttggaCATCAG GCGAGTGTTCAGGATGGACGAGCTGGGGCAGGAGATTCTGAGGATTGCAGTGCCTGCAGCACTGGCTTTAGCTGCTGATCCACTTGCTTCTCTGGTTGACACTGCATTCATCGGCAGACTAG GCTCGGTGGAGATCGCTGCCGTAGGCGTTTCTATTGCCATTTTCAACCAAGTTTCAAAGATATGTATCTACCCTCTTGTTAGTGTCACAACATCCTTTGTGGCAGAGGAAGATGCAATCATGAGCACATGTGTTGAAGAAGTGAAAGGTGAAGACTTGGAAAAGGCATGTCCTGCAAATGCTGAAACAGAAGAGCTCCCTCCTTGCGACG ATTCTGAGAAGATAGGGTGCACTGCATCTTTTGTTCCGAAATTTTGCGGAGGATTTGGCGGCAACCGCAGATACATTCCTTCGGTTTCTTCAGCCCTGATCGTTGGTGGAGTGGTTGGACTTCTTCAGGCTGTTTTCCTTATTTTTGCAGCAAAATTCGTGTTGAGAATTATGGGTGTGAATTCT GAATCACCTATGCTTGCCCCAGCATTGAGGTATTTGACATTAAGATCTCTTGGTGCACCTGCTGTTCTCTTGTCATTAGCAATGCAAGGGGTTTTTCGAGGATTTAAGGACACTAAAACTCCTCTGTATGCAACTG TGGTCGGAGATGTCAGCAACATCATTTTGGACCCAGTCTTGATGTTTGTTTTCCATATGGGTGTCAGTGGTGCAGCTATTGCTCATGTTATTTCTCA GTACCTCATAACACTGATACTACTATGTAGACTAGTGCTGAAAGTTGATATCGTGCCGCCTAGTATGAAAGCCCTGAAATTTAGACGATTTCTGAGATGTG GATTTCTGCTGTTGGCACGGGTGATAGCTGTAACATTTTGTGTCACACTAGCAGCATCATTGGCTGCACGCCATGGACCGACTTCTATGGCAGCTTTCCAGGTCTGCTTGCAACTTTGGTTGGCAACATCTCTTCTTGCTGATGGATTAGCTGTCGCAGGGCAG GCAATACTTGCCACATCATTTGCCAAAGGAGATCATGACAAGGTTGTCGTTGCTACAGCTCGCGTCTTGCAG TATAGCATTCTATTGGGGATTGGTCTCACGGTTATGCTTGGAGTAGGAGTTCAATTTGGATCTGGTATATTCACCAAGGACATGAATGTGCAGAGAATAATCCACAAAGGCCTCCCA TTTGTTGCCGGAACGCAAACAATCAATTCCTTGGCCTTCGTATTTGATGGAATCAACTTTGGAGCATCTGATTACACATATTCTGCATATTCTATG GTTGTAGTGGCTTCTATTAGCATTCCCTGCCTTATATACCTCTCCTCAACTCATGGATTCATTGGAATCTGGATTGCACTAACAATCTACATGAGCATAAGGACATTTGCCAGTGCTTGGAG GATGGGAGCAGCAAGGGGGCCATGGACTTTCCTATGGAAATGA
- the LOC103995774 gene encoding protein DETOXIFICATION 42 isoform X1 gives MSIGADKLFRCTPEWRAASGRAMEAAPGESDKGRAGCADVSSMTSSGGERREKPRKTGFYIFFLDIRRVFRMDELGQEILRIAVPAALALAADPLASLVDTAFIGRLGSVEIAAVGVSIAIFNQVSKICIYPLVSVTTSFVAEEDAIMSTCVEEVKGEDLEKACPANAETEELPPCDDSEKIGCTASFVPKFCGGFGGNRRYIPSVSSALIVGGVVGLLQAVFLIFAAKFVLRIMGVNSESPMLAPALRYLTLRSLGAPAVLLSLAMQGVFRGFKDTKTPLYATVVGDVSNIILDPVLMFVFHMGVSGAAIAHVISQYLITLILLCRLVLKVDIVPPSMKALKFRRFLRCGFLLLARVIAVTFCVTLAASLAARHGPTSMAAFQVCLQLWLATSLLADGLAVAGQAILATSFAKGDHDKVVVATARVLQYSILLGIGLTVMLGVGVQFGSGIFTKDMNVQRIIHKGLPFVAGTQTINSLAFVFDGINFGASDYTYSAYSMVVVASISIPCLIYLSSTHGFIGIWIALTIYMSIRTFASAWRMGAARGPWTFLWK, from the exons CTGTTTCGCTGTACGCCAGAGTGGAGAGCAGCAAGTGGTCGAGCGATGGAAGCTGCGCCAGGTGAATCCGATAAGGGAAGGGCGGGTTGTGCGGATGTTTCGAGCATGACGAGTTCGGGGGGTGAACGAAGAGAGAAGCCAAGGAAGACTGgcttctatatcttcttcttggaCATCAG GCGAGTGTTCAGGATGGACGAGCTGGGGCAGGAGATTCTGAGGATTGCAGTGCCTGCAGCACTGGCTTTAGCTGCTGATCCACTTGCTTCTCTGGTTGACACTGCATTCATCGGCAGACTAG GCTCGGTGGAGATCGCTGCCGTAGGCGTTTCTATTGCCATTTTCAACCAAGTTTCAAAGATATGTATCTACCCTCTTGTTAGTGTCACAACATCCTTTGTGGCAGAGGAAGATGCAATCATGAGCACATGTGTTGAAGAAGTGAAAGGTGAAGACTTGGAAAAGGCATGTCCTGCAAATGCTGAAACAGAAGAGCTCCCTCCTTGCGACG ATTCTGAGAAGATAGGGTGCACTGCATCTTTTGTTCCGAAATTTTGCGGAGGATTTGGCGGCAACCGCAGATACATTCCTTCGGTTTCTTCAGCCCTGATCGTTGGTGGAGTGGTTGGACTTCTTCAGGCTGTTTTCCTTATTTTTGCAGCAAAATTCGTGTTGAGAATTATGGGTGTGAATTCT GAATCACCTATGCTTGCCCCAGCATTGAGGTATTTGACATTAAGATCTCTTGGTGCACCTGCTGTTCTCTTGTCATTAGCAATGCAAGGGGTTTTTCGAGGATTTAAGGACACTAAAACTCCTCTGTATGCAACTG TGGTCGGAGATGTCAGCAACATCATTTTGGACCCAGTCTTGATGTTTGTTTTCCATATGGGTGTCAGTGGTGCAGCTATTGCTCATGTTATTTCTCA GTACCTCATAACACTGATACTACTATGTAGACTAGTGCTGAAAGTTGATATCGTGCCGCCTAGTATGAAAGCCCTGAAATTTAGACGATTTCTGAGATGTG GATTTCTGCTGTTGGCACGGGTGATAGCTGTAACATTTTGTGTCACACTAGCAGCATCATTGGCTGCACGCCATGGACCGACTTCTATGGCAGCTTTCCAGGTCTGCTTGCAACTTTGGTTGGCAACATCTCTTCTTGCTGATGGATTAGCTGTCGCAGGGCAG GCAATACTTGCCACATCATTTGCCAAAGGAGATCATGACAAGGTTGTCGTTGCTACAGCTCGCGTCTTGCAG TATAGCATTCTATTGGGGATTGGTCTCACGGTTATGCTTGGAGTAGGAGTTCAATTTGGATCTGGTATATTCACCAAGGACATGAATGTGCAGAGAATAATCCACAAAGGCCTCCCA TTTGTTGCCGGAACGCAAACAATCAATTCCTTGGCCTTCGTATTTGATGGAATCAACTTTGGAGCATCTGATTACACATATTCTGCATATTCTATG GTTGTAGTGGCTTCTATTAGCATTCCCTGCCTTATATACCTCTCCTCAACTCATGGATTCATTGGAATCTGGATTGCACTAACAATCTACATGAGCATAAGGACATTTGCCAGTGCTTGGAG GATGGGAGCAGCAAGGGGGCCATGGACTTTCCTATGGAAATGA